The Amycolatopsis sp. DG1A-15b genome contains the following window.
TTCGAGCAGGTCGACGAGCGCCTTCAGGGGACCGTGCAACGGCTTCGCGTCCTGGGTCGAGTGGCTGTAGGGAGCCCGGGCCGGCCCGGTCACTTCGTCGAGCCGTTCGTTGACGGCGTGGGCGACCATGTCGCGGTCGACGCGGGGCAGCGTGACCAGCGCGTTGAGGTAGGCGTCCAGTTCGAGCAGGCTCAGGCTGCCGCCGAGCGCGAAGTACCGCATCCACAGCTGTTCCAGCGTCAGGTCGCTCCGGGCGAAGCACGCGGCGATCAGCCGCCGCTGTTCTTCCTCGGGCAGGAAACGCATGCGCTCACCCTTCCCGCGGCGCCGGGCCGACCAGGCGGGCGGCCGCTTCGGCCGGGCTGGTGCCGTGGGTCCGGGCCAGCGAGAGCAGGCGGTCGAACGCCGCGTCCTCGCCGAGCCCGTCCCGGCCCATGAGGAAGCCCTTCGCCATGGCGACGAGGTCCCGGTCGCGCAGGGTGTCCTTGAACCGCTCGCTGAACCGGCCGGCGCGTTCGTGCGCGCGGGCGTTCGCGACGAGGATCGCGGCGCGGTCGGCGAAGGTCACCAGCGCCCGCTCGTCGACCGGCCCGAAGGCGCGGGGAGCCGTCGCGTAGATCTTGATGGCGCCGTGGCAGCCGTCTTCGGTGACCATCGGAGCGGTGACGACCGACCGCAGCCCCGAGCCCGCGACCGCGGCGCACCACCGGGTCCAGCGCCGTTCGGTGGCGACGTCGTCGATCCGCTGGGGCGAACCCCCGGTCAGCGCGGCCATGCAGGGTCCTTCGCCCAGCTCGTACTGCAGGGCGTCGGCCTCGCGCACCAGCGGGCCCGACGCGCTCGCCGTGACGAAGCCGCCGTCGGCGTCGACGACGGTGACCCCCACGCCCGCCGCGGCGGGGATGGTCGTCCCGGCCAGCGAAATGATCAGCTCCAGCACCGACTCCACGGTGTCCCGCGACAGCAGCAGCCCGGACATCCGGGCGGCGACCGCGGCCAGCTCCCCGTCCAGCGGCAGCTCGCCCGGCGAAGCCTGTTCCGACGACATGGCCGCTGATTACCAATCCGGCGTCCCTCGTAAACCCGTCCGGAGGATCCGGCGCACCGGCTATCTTGGCCCGGGAGGCACCGTGAACCAGTGGCTTGGGCGGGGGATCAACTTCGGCAACGCGCTCGACGCGTTGGGCGACGGCCCGGAGCTGCCGCTCGACGCGCGCTATTTCGACGAGGTGGCCGAGGCCGGCTTCGCCACCGTCCGCCTGCCGGTCCGGTGGTCGGCGCACGCCGGGGCCGCGCCGCCATACGCCATCGATCCGGCGTTCTTCCGGCGCGTCGACGCGGGCGTGGGCGCGGCCCTCGACCGCGGTCTGCGGGTGGTGGTGAACGTCCACCACTACCACGAGCTCTGTGCTGCGCCGGACGAGCAGCTGCCACGCTTCCTCGCGCTCTGGCGGCAGATCGCGGCCCGCTACGCCGGCCATCCGGGGCGGCTCTGTTTCGAACTGCTCAACGAACCCCGCGGTGAGCTCACGGCGGTCCGGTGGAACGCGGTGCTGGCGGAGGCCCTCGCCGTCGTCCGGGCGGCCGACCCCGGGCGCACCGTGATCATCGGGCCCGCCGGGATGAACGGCCTCGAGGCGCTCCCCACGCTCGCCGTGCCCGACGACGGGAATCTCATCGCCACGATCCACTACTACGCGCCGTTCGAGTTCACCCACCAAGGCGCCGGCTGGGTCTCCGGGGCCGGCCGCTGGCTCGGCCGCACCTGGGGCGGCACCGCCGACGAGGCCGCCGTGCGCGCCGACCTGGCCGAGGTCGCGTCCTGGGGGCGCGAGCAGCGGCTTCCCGTGTTCATCGGGGAGTTCGGCGCCTTCTCGGCGGCCGACATGGTTTCCCGGGCGCGGTGGACGGCGTTCGTCCGGGCCGAAGCCGAGCGCCTCGGCATGAGCTGGGCCTACTGGGAGTTCGGCACGGACTTCGGTGCCTTCGACCTGGAGCGCGCCGCTTGGCGCGAGCCGTTGCGGCGGGCGCTCCTCGGTGACCGGGAGGCCGCCGGTATCGCGCGGTGACCCGGGCGGCCGCCGCCCGGCCCGGACCACGTCGCACCGGCGGACATGGAACGACGGTGGAGTGGGTACCCGAGGGCCCTTCGCGCCCGAGCGGGAGGAGCAGACATGCAACGGGACCCCACCGCACCCGCCTCGCCCCTGTTCGACGAGGTCACCGGGGCGCTGGAAGCCCTCACCGCCGTGCTGGGGGAGGAGGACGACTTCCGGATCCTGCTGGAGCACATCTGCCTGCAGGTGCGCCACGCCGTCCCCGGCGTCGACGAGGCCTCGGTCACCTTGGTGACCGGCGAGGTGCCGCACACGGCGACCGCCACGAGCGCGGTGGTGGACGGTCTCGACGGCGAGCAGTACCGGATCGGCGACGGCCCCTGCCTGGAGGCGATCCGCGGCGGCAAGATCGTCCGCACGACGGT
Protein-coding sequences here:
- a CDS encoding glycoside hydrolase family 5 protein translates to MNQWLGRGINFGNALDALGDGPELPLDARYFDEVAEAGFATVRLPVRWSAHAGAAPPYAIDPAFFRRVDAGVGAALDRGLRVVVNVHHYHELCAAPDEQLPRFLALWRQIAARYAGHPGRLCFELLNEPRGELTAVRWNAVLAEALAVVRAADPGRTVIIGPAGMNGLEALPTLAVPDDGNLIATIHYYAPFEFTHQGAGWVSGAGRWLGRTWGGTADEAAVRADLAEVASWGREQRLPVFIGEFGAFSAADMVSRARWTAFVRAEAERLGMSWAYWEFGTDFGAFDLERAAWREPLRRALLGDREAAGIAR
- a CDS encoding GAF and ANTAR domain-containing protein, whose translation is MSSEQASPGELPLDGELAAVAARMSGLLLSRDTVESVLELIISLAGTTIPAAAGVGVTVVDADGGFVTASASGPLVREADALQYELGEGPCMAALTGGSPQRIDDVATERRWTRWCAAVAGSGLRSVVTAPMVTEDGCHGAIKIYATAPRAFGPVDERALVTFADRAAILVANARAHERAGRFSERFKDTLRDRDLVAMAKGFLMGRDGLGEDAAFDRLLSLARTHGTSPAEAAARLVGPAPREG